One window of Bacillus alkalicellulosilyticus genomic DNA carries:
- a CDS encoding foldase protein PrsA, whose translation MNKKVLSAAGLAGMLLLTACADNGNEASGTAIVEVGEYTISSDEFYQELKDKHGEQVLMGLVSRKIQAQVMQQKKEEFGITEDDIDEELANLRERFDVEDDEHLIRFLEMQFQITVADVKELRDELVLPQVVSERMATDEAVAAYFEENKENFMEVHASHILVEDEETANEVLEKLAAGEDFAELAKEYSTDGSSEQGGDLGSFGKGRMVAPFEAAAFSLEEGEISDPVQSQFGFHIIKVHEKKVPELEEVEDQVKGEYTNKVMTELFDAIEINVKDEQFKGLFDKPELDVETEVTE comes from the coding sequence ATGAACAAAAAGGTTCTTTCTGCTGCAGGCTTAGCTGGTATGCTACTTCTTACTGCTTGTGCAGACAATGGAAATGAAGCATCTGGTACTGCAATTGTAGAAGTTGGGGAATATACAATTTCTTCTGATGAGTTTTACCAAGAACTCAAAGACAAACATGGGGAACAAGTTCTAATGGGACTCGTTTCAAGAAAAATTCAAGCACAAGTTATGCAACAAAAGAAAGAAGAATTCGGGATTACTGAAGATGACATCGATGAGGAATTAGCTAACTTAAGAGAGCGTTTTGATGTGGAAGATGACGAGCATTTAATTCGTTTCTTGGAAATGCAGTTCCAAATTACTGTAGCTGATGTGAAAGAACTACGTGACGAACTCGTCTTACCACAAGTAGTATCTGAGCGTATGGCTACTGATGAAGCAGTTGCTGCTTATTTTGAAGAAAATAAAGAAAACTTTATGGAAGTGCATGCTAGCCATATTCTTGTAGAAGATGAAGAAACTGCAAACGAAGTATTGGAAAAGCTTGCTGCTGGTGAAGACTTTGCTGAACTTGCTAAAGAGTATTCTACAGACGGCTCTAGTGAACAAGGTGGAGATTTAGGTTCCTTTGGAAAAGGTCGTATGGTAGCTCCATTCGAAGCAGCTGCATTCTCACTTGAAGAAGGAGAAATCAGTGACCCTGTTCAATCCCAATTTGGATTCCATATTATTAAGGTTCATGAGAAAAAAGTTCCTGAGCTTGAAGAGGTAGAAGATCAAGTTAAGGGCGAATATACGAATAAAGTGATGACTGAATTATTTGATGCAATTGAAATTAATGTAAAAGACGAGCAATTCAAAGGATTATTTGATAAGCCTGAACTTGACGTTGAAACTGAAGTAACTGAATAA
- a CDS encoding DUF3267 domain-containing protein, with protein MNCWKSINISRDYGSIRLSMISCISILIFFLFYYLLLSSLISVTQYIEYGILPIILGIPTVILLHKLFHCIPIWLSGNKANIEVVMADRIPRVFCCIPQPLHRNTCILSALFPVLLVTSGCFIGATFSPEHLHYFAIFASINFGMSIYDLMYAYQLTKAPKDSLIEDHREGFHILIKRY; from the coding sequence TTGAACTGTTGGAAATCAATAAATATATCTCGAGATTATGGGTCCATTAGGTTATCCATGATTTCTTGTATATCCATTCTTATATTTTTTCTTTTTTATTATTTATTATTAAGTTCCCTTATTTCTGTAACACAATATATTGAATATGGGATACTACCTATTATCCTTGGTATTCCTACTGTTATTCTTTTGCATAAATTATTCCATTGCATTCCAATATGGCTCTCTGGGAACAAAGCTAACATCGAAGTCGTTATGGCCGATAGGATACCAAGAGTATTTTGTTGTATCCCTCAACCATTACATCGGAATACATGCATCCTGTCAGCGCTTTTTCCAGTGCTACTTGTAACATCAGGGTGTTTTATTGGAGCTACTTTCTCCCCTGAACATTTACATTATTTTGCTATATTTGCATCAATTAATTTTGGAATGAGCATTTATGATTTAATGTACGCTTACCAGTTAACTAAAGCTCCAAAAGATTCCCTTATTGAAGATCACCGTGAAGGGTTTCATATATTAATAAAAAGATATTAG
- a CDS encoding HTH-type transcriptional regulator Hpr, whose amino-acid sequence MDNNVPYSVKQSILFSHKVAQLSKALWKSVEKDWQTWIKPFDLNINEHHILWISYHLEGASISDVARFGVMHVSTAFNFSKKLEERGLLAFSKKENDKRNTYIYLTDAGEELLMKTLENYKPSTYTVYGGALPIKDLYGKFPEFSELMSIVRHVYGHDFIDIFEKSLEKFEEDFTDEDGILTRKITANVK is encoded by the coding sequence ATGGACAACAATGTACCATATTCGGTCAAACAGTCTATATTGTTTAGCCATAAGGTAGCTCAATTAAGTAAGGCATTATGGAAGTCCGTTGAAAAGGATTGGCAAACGTGGATTAAGCCATTTGATTTAAACATCAATGAACACCACATTTTATGGATTTCTTATCATTTAGAAGGAGCATCGATTTCCGATGTTGCCCGGTTTGGGGTAATGCATGTTTCCACTGCGTTTAATTTCTCTAAAAAGCTTGAAGAACGTGGTCTATTAGCATTCTCAAAAAAAGAAAATGATAAGCGAAATACTTACATTTATTTAACTGATGCAGGTGAAGAGCTTTTAATGAAGACATTAGAGAATTATAAACCTAGTACGTATACCGTATATGGTGGAGCATTGCCGATTAAAGATTTATATGGAAAGTTTCCTGAATTTTCAGAGCTAATGAGTATTGTACGTCATGTATATGGGCATGATTTTATTGATATTTTCGAAAAGTCTTTAGAAAAATTTGAAGAGGACTTTACTGATGAAGATGGTATACTTACACGTAAAATAACAGCTAATGTAAAATAA
- a CDS encoding YpmS family protein: MGNKERIWKIAFFSLLGVVVVLLVIGAIILQKFFPDIEDSPLPSPTLQQGEAVFFINTSKDDLNRFIENRLADDEEDQVSYQVYLGEEYVEFSSTFSILGRNVPVEVLLSPEVGSEGELLLTVEEFSLGQFIVPSDQVLQIVKNFVELPEWVQLYPSESVVYISLKDIEVGHGAEISFVEFDLLKDHIELQVSFQEEE; this comes from the coding sequence GTGGGGAATAAAGAACGGATTTGGAAAATAGCATTTTTTTCTCTCCTAGGAGTAGTAGTTGTGTTACTTGTAATCGGGGCAATCATATTACAAAAGTTTTTCCCTGATATTGAGGATAGTCCACTCCCGAGCCCAACCCTGCAACAGGGGGAGGCGGTATTTTTTATTAATACGTCAAAGGATGACTTAAACCGATTTATCGAGAACAGGCTTGCAGACGATGAAGAGGACCAGGTTTCATACCAAGTTTATCTAGGAGAAGAGTATGTTGAATTTTCTTCAACATTTTCAATTTTAGGAAGAAATGTTCCTGTTGAAGTACTTCTGAGCCCAGAAGTTGGGAGCGAAGGAGAGTTACTACTCACCGTTGAAGAATTCTCCTTAGGACAATTCATCGTACCGAGTGACCAAGTGCTGCAAATTGTAAAAAACTTTGTAGAGCTTCCTGAATGGGTTCAGCTGTATCCAAGTGAAAGTGTCGTATATATAAGCTTGAAGGACATAGAAGTAGGCCACGGTGCCGAAATATCGTTTGTTGAATTTGATTTATTAAAAGACCATATTGAACTTCAAGTTTCATTTCAAGAAGAAGAATAA
- a CDS encoding EcsC family protein encodes MSYEETVREDLLRWKRKMRKQQSMKAKVAKRFQTKMNQLIPEKVHQVVTASIKNMVHATLLGSEYTTKVTVMTDATFAEREEKVKERLSTYKKTAAIEGAGTGAGGILLGMADFPLLLSIKMKFLFDAASTYGFDVKDYRERLFILYLFQLAFSSDEKKKEVFSIVSDWPSYIQTLPSEKEYLEALDWKEFQLEYRDHIDLVKMLQLIPGFGAIVGAAANYHFLDVLGETAMNGYRIRLLEEK; translated from the coding sequence ATGTCATATGAAGAGACAGTAAGAGAAGACCTGTTACGATGGAAACGTAAGATGAGGAAGCAACAATCAATGAAGGCAAAGGTTGCGAAACGATTTCAAACAAAAATGAATCAATTGATTCCAGAAAAGGTACATCAAGTCGTAACAGCAAGTATAAAAAATATGGTTCATGCTACATTGCTTGGATCAGAATACACGACAAAAGTAACGGTAATGACAGATGCCACTTTTGCAGAGAGAGAAGAAAAAGTGAAGGAAAGACTGAGCACATACAAGAAAACAGCAGCTATTGAAGGAGCCGGCACTGGGGCAGGTGGAATTCTGTTAGGAATGGCAGATTTCCCGCTCCTCTTAAGCATTAAGATGAAATTCCTATTTGATGCTGCTAGTACATATGGATTTGATGTTAAAGATTACAGAGAACGTTTATTCATTCTTTATCTTTTCCAACTAGCGTTTTCAAGTGACGAAAAGAAAAAGGAGGTTTTTTCTATTGTTTCGGACTGGCCATCTTATATTCAAACGTTACCCTCTGAGAAGGAATATTTAGAAGCGTTGGATTGGAAGGAATTCCAGCTAGAATACCGAGATCATATCGACCTAGTAAAAATGCTTCAATTAATTCCCGGGTTTGGAGCGATTGTTGGTGCAGCAGCTAACTATCATTTTTTAGATGTACTTGGTGAAACCGCAATGAACGGCTATCGTATTCGCTTATTAGAAGAGAAATAA
- a CDS encoding YjcZ family sporulation protein, with translation MTYSTSGFTLLVVLFILLIIVGASWY, from the coding sequence ATGACTTACTCAACTAGTGGGTTTACGTTACTTGTCGTGTTGTTCATCTTACTCATCATAGTAGGAGCTTCATGGTACTAA
- a CDS encoding ABC transporter permease, with amino-acid sequence MKSTDTLWNQRVKEYWNMAIRYLRLIGNSGFLFTIYLLIIIGAYYYSILLNWLPKEFPASYVFIAVMSYLLTRSPIRTFLTQGDVVFLTPLEDKLTRYFRSSIIYTAILQCCSLLVVMILLSPLFTQRVNEMPGAIYGVIGLLFVAKVWNVVCSWEEYRLQETDQRVKHTMLRLIVNLVFTFIIFAFAHVAYIIGLLAIMAILYLFYYRHFGRQHSIKWEQLIEMEERLLTMFYRIANQFTDVPKLKNKVSSRRWLQFILTGISFTRKNTFNYLFLRSFLRANDYFGMFVRILIVGAILLIVIPPGPIRILLFLLFIYMSGLQLSTLWNHYHTKLWVDLYPIAEEEKKNSFSSILFRLLLGKTIIFTLILFAYQESFVNVLILFSVGTIFSYFYSFKLVYRKLRTVEG; translated from the coding sequence ATGAAGTCAACTGACACGTTATGGAACCAACGGGTAAAAGAATATTGGAATATGGCCATTCGCTACTTACGTTTGATAGGTAATAGTGGTTTTTTATTTACGATATATTTATTAATTATAATCGGGGCGTATTATTATAGTATTTTGCTAAACTGGTTGCCAAAAGAATTCCCAGCATCCTATGTGTTTATTGCTGTCATGAGCTATTTGTTAACACGAAGTCCAATCCGGACATTTTTGACACAAGGAGACGTTGTTTTTTTGACACCTCTTGAAGATAAGCTTACTCGATATTTTCGTTCATCTATTATCTACACGGCGATTCTTCAGTGTTGTTCATTACTAGTGGTGATGATTCTATTATCTCCTTTATTTACGCAACGTGTAAATGAAATGCCTGGTGCAATATATGGTGTAATCGGTCTTCTATTTGTTGCTAAAGTGTGGAATGTAGTTTGTAGTTGGGAGGAGTATCGTTTACAGGAAACAGACCAACGAGTAAAACATACGATGCTACGCCTCATCGTAAATCTTGTGTTTACCTTTATCATTTTTGCATTTGCACATGTTGCTTATATCATTGGGCTTTTGGCGATAATGGCCATTCTTTATCTATTTTATTATCGACACTTTGGGCGTCAACACAGTATTAAGTGGGAGCAGTTAATTGAAATGGAAGAACGGTTACTTACAATGTTTTACCGCATTGCCAATCAATTCACTGATGTTCCGAAGCTTAAGAATAAAGTAAGCTCCCGCAGATGGTTGCAGTTTATACTTACAGGAATTTCTTTTACTCGAAAAAATACATTCAATTACTTGTTCTTACGCTCATTTCTAAGGGCAAATGATTACTTCGGAATGTTCGTACGGATATTAATTGTTGGCGCGATTTTATTGATTGTGATTCCACCGGGACCAATTAGAATCCTTTTATTTTTATTATTCATTTATATGTCGGGTTTGCAATTATCGACGCTATGGAACCACTATCATACAAAACTATGGGTAGATTTATATCCCATTGCAGAAGAAGAAAAAAAGAATTCTTTCTCAAGCATTTTATTTCGCCTCTTACTTGGTAAGACTATCATTTTCACATTAATACTTTTCGCTTATCAGGAAAGTTTCGTAAATGTTCTCATATTGTTTTCAGTAGGTACGATTTTTAGTTACTTTTATAGCTTTAAGCTAGTCTATCGTAAACTGAGAACGGTGGAGGGATAA
- a CDS encoding ABC transporter ATP-binding protein: MNHILEVDGLSGGYNVKRKVLHNVSFTIGKGEIVGLIGLNGAGKSTTIKHILGLMEPHEGTIKINGKKFLENKNDYRQTYAFIPETPILYDELTLWEHLELTAMAYDIERPLFEERAEKLLQEFKMSKMKKWFPSHFSKGMKQKVMIMCAFLVDPPLFIVDEPIVGLDPLGIKSFLDWMYERRTRGAGILMSTHILATAERYCDRFIILHQGKIVLTGTLHEMREAINMPTATLDDIYIEMTKDDRA; encoded by the coding sequence ATGAATCATATACTTGAAGTTGACGGTCTAAGTGGTGGATATAACGTAAAACGAAAGGTATTACATAATGTCAGTTTTACCATTGGTAAAGGGGAAATTGTTGGTTTAATCGGTCTTAACGGAGCTGGGAAAAGTACGACAATTAAGCATATCCTTGGACTAATGGAGCCACACGAAGGGACTATAAAAATTAACGGTAAGAAATTTTTAGAAAATAAAAATGACTATAGGCAAACGTATGCTTTTATTCCGGAAACGCCTATTTTATATGATGAATTAACGCTATGGGAACATTTAGAGTTAACCGCAATGGCCTATGATATTGAAAGACCTTTATTTGAAGAGCGAGCTGAAAAACTACTTCAAGAATTTAAGATGTCCAAAATGAAAAAGTGGTTTCCTAGCCATTTTTCAAAAGGTATGAAACAAAAGGTTATGATTATGTGTGCTTTCCTCGTAGATCCACCTTTATTTATTGTCGATGAACCGATTGTTGGGCTAGATCCTCTTGGAATAAAATCATTCTTAGATTGGATGTATGAGCGTAGAACAAGGGGTGCTGGAATTTTGATGTCAACACATATTTTAGCAACCGCAGAACGGTATTGTGACCGGTTTATCATTTTACATCAAGGGAAAATTGTTTTAACAGGTACACTTCATGAAATGAGAGAAGCCATCAACATGCCAACGGCTACACTTGATGATATTTATATCGAAATGACAAAGGATGACCGAGCATGA
- a CDS encoding YtxH domain-containing protein: MNLKSVVAGIVTGTVLASVATLLYTPQSGKVVQQNVRRSIDEVKNNYQSATNLSTQLKNQVVSTSKEGASTLKIVSGEIKNSVEQWKEDVHPSLQKLEKDIEQLRNTVENFR, encoded by the coding sequence ATGAACTTAAAATCAGTTGTTGCGGGTATTGTTACTGGAACTGTATTAGCTAGTGTTGCAACATTGCTATATACCCCCCAATCAGGGAAAGTTGTTCAACAAAATGTAAGACGCTCTATAGATGAGGTAAAAAACAATTATCAATCGGCTACAAACCTTTCCACTCAGCTTAAGAATCAAGTAGTCTCAACATCAAAAGAAGGTGCAAGTACACTTAAAATTGTATCTGGAGAAATCAAAAACTCAGTGGAACAATGGAAAGAAGATGTTCATCCTTCATTACAAAAACTTGAAAAAGATATTGAACAATTACGAAATACAGTAGAAAACTTTCGATAA
- a CDS encoding glycosyl hydrolase family 18 protein — MKKWPVLALILILIFSLFPINQVADASKGNNGKGNNNVTEEKQNPGRGNNNNTVVVEEEPESQPVPVQEQVEEIVVVEEKPEEQAPVVEEDNNDYQEDVVPVEEGAYFSYVVKSGDTLFFIALAHDTTVAEIKAINGLTSDMILVGQVLLLPVKEVQVEESKEKSYMIFGYYTKYWATDRNSYQSLVDHHEYMNSIGTASLDVNADGTISGFLPTEGISFANNNGVAAYATIQNKFDPALASQILRNNELREKTIANMLTLVQDNQYAGININFENMYANDRVVFTQFMERVVDVFHAHSYPVMVSVPAKTCDCPTWAWSGTFDLKALGGLVDYVQVMSYDQHGSWGTAGPVVGHNWVKNVLDYTTANIPSEKLLIGLPAYGYDWNLTKGTGHKALTMKQIKQLIIDQNATVQWDQTSQSPYFYYVDSQGDRHVVWFENEASLAAKTKLVQEYNLAGVSMWRMGQEDKSFWTSIHSALFE; from the coding sequence GTGAAGAAGTGGCCGGTACTAGCACTTATTTTAATTCTTATTTTCAGCTTATTTCCAATCAATCAAGTTGCTGATGCATCTAAAGGAAATAACGGTAAAGGTAATAACAATGTAACCGAAGAAAAACAAAACCCTGGGAGAGGAAACAATAATAATACTGTCGTGGTTGAAGAAGAGCCAGAATCTCAACCTGTACCTGTCCAAGAGCAAGTCGAGGAAATTGTTGTTGTAGAAGAAAAGCCTGAAGAGCAAGCTCCTGTAGTGGAAGAAGACAACAATGACTATCAAGAGGATGTAGTTCCTGTTGAGGAGGGCGCTTATTTTTCTTATGTTGTAAAATCAGGAGATACTCTCTTTTTTATTGCTTTGGCTCATGATACAACAGTAGCTGAAATTAAAGCGATTAATGGCTTAACTAGCGATATGATATTAGTAGGACAAGTTTTATTGCTACCTGTTAAAGAAGTACAAGTAGAAGAATCAAAAGAAAAGTCGTATATGATTTTTGGTTATTATACAAAGTATTGGGCAACAGATAGAAATTCATATCAATCGTTAGTTGACCATCACGAATACATGAACTCAATAGGGACAGCTTCACTTGATGTAAATGCTGATGGCACGATTTCAGGATTTTTGCCAACAGAAGGCATTTCGTTTGCAAATAATAATGGGGTTGCCGCGTATGCAACGATTCAGAATAAGTTTGACCCGGCATTAGCTAGTCAAATTTTACGAAACAATGAGTTAAGAGAAAAGACAATTGCTAACATGTTAACGTTAGTACAAGATAATCAGTATGCCGGTATTAATATAAACTTTGAAAATATGTATGCAAATGATAGAGTTGTTTTCACACAATTTATGGAACGCGTAGTTGACGTATTCCATGCTCATTCCTACCCTGTCATGGTTTCAGTTCCAGCTAAAACTTGTGACTGTCCAACGTGGGCTTGGTCTGGTACTTTCGACCTTAAAGCATTAGGTGGTTTAGTAGATTATGTCCAAGTGATGTCCTATGATCAACATGGTTCTTGGGGAACTGCTGGTCCAGTTGTAGGTCATAACTGGGTTAAAAATGTGTTAGATTATACAACAGCAAACATTCCAAGTGAAAAATTGCTGATTGGCCTTCCTGCCTATGGGTATGATTGGAATTTGACAAAAGGAACAGGCCATAAAGCTCTTACGATGAAACAAATCAAACAACTAATCATTGACCAAAATGCAACGGTACAGTGGGACCAAACTAGTCAAAGCCCTTACTTTTATTATGTGGATAGTCAAGGTGACAGACATGTTGTCTGGTTTGAAAACGAAGCAAGCCTTGCAGCGAAAACAAAGCTTGTACAAGAATATAACCTAGCAGGAGTATCAATGTGGAGAATGGGACAAGAGGACAAATCGTTTTGGACAAGCATTCATTCTGCACTATTTGAATAA
- a CDS encoding YjcZ family sporulation protein, translating into MSHAYTGGFALLVVLFILLVIIGASWGYGV; encoded by the coding sequence ATGAGCCACGCATACACTGGAGGATTTGCGTTACTTGTAGTGCTGTTTATTTTGCTAGTGATTATCGGAGCTAGCTGGGGCTACGGCGTATAA
- the serC gene encoding 3-phosphoserine/phosphohydroxythreonine transaminase — protein sequence MERAYNFNAGPSALPLEVLEKAQAELINFRNSGMSVMELSHRSKEYDQVHEEAQQLLRELLQIPDNYDVMFLQGGASLQFSMIPMNLLGKGQTGNYVLTGSWSEKALKEAQLLGETIIGASAKDSNYSTIPDVKDIQTSPTDAYLHITSNNTIYGTQWKEFPKGFDLIADMSSDILSRPLNVSDFAMIYAGAQKNLGPSGVTVVIMRKDLHDRTPENTPTMLRYDTQANSSSLYNTPPTFAIYMLNNVLNWVKEQGGIEAITSKNEAKAKLIYDAIDESEGFYKGHADKASRSLMNITFTLPSEELTKKFLTEAKKEGFIGLGGHRSVGGCRASTYNAVPVEACEALRQFMVEFKNNN from the coding sequence GTGGAACGTGCTTATAATTTTAACGCTGGACCTTCAGCATTACCTCTTGAGGTTTTAGAGAAGGCTCAAGCAGAACTCATCAATTTCCGTAATAGTGGGATGTCAGTGATGGAATTAAGTCATCGTAGTAAGGAATATGATCAGGTTCATGAAGAGGCTCAACAACTGTTACGTGAGCTTTTGCAAATTCCAGATAACTATGATGTCATGTTTTTGCAAGGTGGAGCTAGCCTTCAGTTTTCAATGATACCAATGAATTTACTTGGAAAAGGTCAAACTGGGAATTATGTATTAACAGGTTCTTGGTCAGAAAAAGCTTTAAAAGAAGCGCAGTTGCTTGGAGAAACAATAATAGGGGCTAGTGCCAAGGATTCAAACTATTCTACGATTCCTGATGTTAAAGATATACAAACATCACCAACTGATGCCTACTTACATATTACGTCTAACAACACGATTTATGGTACGCAGTGGAAAGAATTCCCGAAAGGCTTTGACCTTATTGCAGATATGTCTAGTGATATCTTAAGTCGCCCATTAAACGTTTCTGATTTTGCTATGATTTATGCAGGGGCACAAAAAAATCTAGGTCCTTCTGGAGTTACGGTAGTTATCATGAGGAAAGACTTACATGATAGAACGCCAGAAAATACACCAACTATGCTTCGCTATGATACACAAGCTAATTCAAGTTCTTTATATAATACACCTCCGACATTTGCCATTTACATGTTAAACAATGTGTTAAATTGGGTAAAAGAACAAGGAGGAATTGAAGCAATCACTAGCAAAAATGAAGCAAAAGCAAAACTGATTTATGATGCAATTGATGAAAGTGAAGGCTTCTATAAAGGACATGCTGACAAAGCTAGCCGTTCATTGATGAACATTACATTTACACTTCCATCAGAAGAACTTACGAAAAAGTTCTTAACTGAAGCAAAAAAAGAAGGATTTATTGGTCTCGGGGGTCACCGTTCAGTCGGAGGATGTCGTGCATCTACGTATAATGCGGTTCCTGTAGAAGCTTGCGAAGCCCTACGCCAATTTATGGTCGAATTCAAAAACAACAACTAA
- a CDS encoding thiazole synthase, whose translation MKDSLLISGVEVKSRLFIGTGKFGREDMIPEVVSSSASEVITVALRRVDIHSTENNIMNHIPKHMILLPNTSGARNADEAIRIARLARAAGMGNWVKIEVISDQKYLLPDNFETIKATEALVKEGFVVLPYMSPDLMVAKRLEEVGAAAVMPLGAPIGTNRGLQTKELIEIMIAEASVPIIVDAGIGKPSEAAEAMELGAAAVLVNTAIATAKDPVRMAKAFALAVESGREAYLAGLGATQSKASASSPLTGFLHK comes from the coding sequence ATGAAAGATAGTTTGCTTATTAGTGGAGTAGAAGTGAAAAGTAGGCTTTTTATTGGAACGGGGAAATTTGGTCGTGAGGACATGATTCCTGAGGTTGTCTCTAGTTCAGCTTCTGAGGTCATTACAGTAGCGTTACGAAGAGTGGACATTCATTCCACTGAAAACAATATTATGAATCATATCCCAAAACATATGATTCTTCTACCTAATACATCGGGAGCTAGAAATGCAGATGAGGCAATTCGAATTGCAAGATTAGCGCGTGCAGCAGGTATGGGGAATTGGGTGAAAATTGAAGTCATTTCTGACCAAAAATATCTTCTGCCAGACAATTTTGAGACGATAAAGGCCACTGAAGCGTTAGTAAAAGAAGGCTTTGTTGTTTTACCATACATGAGTCCAGATTTAATGGTTGCTAAAAGATTAGAAGAAGTAGGAGCAGCCGCCGTTATGCCACTAGGCGCACCAATTGGTACAAACCGAGGTTTACAAACAAAAGAGTTGATTGAAATTATGATTGCCGAAGCGAGCGTTCCAATTATTGTAGATGCCGGAATTGGTAAGCCGTCTGAAGCTGCCGAAGCCATGGAGCTAGGAGCAGCCGCAGTTCTTGTCAATACAGCGATTGCGACCGCAAAAGACCCTGTCCGAATGGCAAAAGCATTTGCACTGGCTGTCGAATCGGGTAGAGAGGCTTATTTAGCTGGTCTTGGAGCCACTCAATCAAAGGCGAGTGCGTCATCACCACTAACAGGCTTTTTACACAAATAG
- a CDS encoding HIT family protein, producing MTFDPNCIFCKIVKGDIPAAKVYEDENVLAFLDISQVTKGHTLVIPKVHQKDIFELTPEVASSLFSVVPKIATAIKKTFKPIGLNIVNNNGEAAGQSVFHYHIHLIPRYGEGDGFGAVWKDHSKQYQPVDLQNIATAISTSIE from the coding sequence ATGACATTTGACCCAAATTGTATTTTTTGTAAAATTGTGAAAGGTGACATCCCTGCCGCGAAAGTATATGAAGATGAGAATGTATTGGCGTTTCTTGACATTAGTCAAGTCACAAAAGGACATACTTTGGTCATTCCTAAGGTTCATCAGAAAGATATTTTTGAACTCACACCGGAAGTGGCTTCTTCTTTATTTTCAGTTGTGCCTAAAATTGCAACAGCAATTAAAAAAACGTTCAAACCCATTGGACTCAACATTGTGAATAACAACGGAGAAGCAGCTGGACAGTCTGTCTTTCACTATCATATCCATCTGATTCCAAGGTACGGAGAAGGTGATGGTTTTGGTGCTGTCTGGAAGGATCATAGCAAGCAATATCAGCCAGTTGATTTACAAAATATCGCTACCGCTATATCGACATCTATCGAATAG